In Fusobacterium perfoetens, the following proteins share a genomic window:
- a CDS encoding tRNA1(Val) (adenine(37)-N6)-methyltransferase encodes MNNSEINITNQNEVVNNLLNKNLKIIQRNDYFNFSLDSLLISNFISLGKGVNKIVDLGTGNGAIPLFLSERTKAKITGLEIQKVSADLAKRNIEINSLSEQIEIINDDMKNWKKYFNHGSQDAVITNPPFFKFNGNEEFLNDLDQLTLARHEITITLEEIIQVASCLLKDKGYFAMVHRPDRMLEILDLMRKYGISPKKLRFCHTKIDKQAKILLIEGIKFGKNSMTILPPLVAHDDDGKYSKEVLQMFEPIK; translated from the coding sequence ATGAATAACTCAGAAATAAATATCACTAATCAAAATGAGGTTGTTAACAATCTTTTAAATAAAAATCTAAAAATTATCCAAAGAAATGATTATTTTAATTTTTCTTTGGACTCACTACTTATTTCAAATTTTATTTCACTGGGAAAAGGTGTTAATAAAATTGTTGACCTTGGTACTGGAAATGGTGCTATTCCACTATTTTTATCTGAGAGAACAAAGGCTAAAATAACTGGACTTGAAATACAAAAAGTTTCTGCCGATTTAGCAAAAAGAAATATTGAAATAAATAGTTTAAGTGAGCAAATAGAAATTATAAATGATGATATGAAAAATTGGAAAAAATATTTCAATCACGGCTCTCAAGATGCTGTTATCACTAACCCTCCATTTTTTAAATTTAATGGGAATGAAGAATTTTTAAATGATTTAGACCAACTAACGTTAGCTCGTCACGAAATAACTATCACTTTAGAGGAGATCATCCAAGTGGCATCTTGTCTTTTAAAAGATAAGGGGTATTTTGCAATGGTACATCGTCCTGATAGAATGTTAGAAATTTTAGACTTAATGAGAAAATATGGAATTTCTCCAAAAAAATTAAGATTTTGTCATACAAAAATTGATAAACAAGCAAAGATTTTATTGATTGAGGGGATAAAATTTGGAAAAAATAGTATGACTATTCTTCCACCTCTTGTGGCTCACGACGATGATGGAAAATATTCCAAAGAGGTTCTTCAAATGTTTGAACCAATAAAATAA
- a CDS encoding ribonucleotide-diphosphate reductase subunit beta: protein MDKKILFNPLGDDSLIQRKIIKGNSTNIFNLNNVKYQWANHLYRNMMGNFWIPEKIDLTQDKNDYNNLTFDEREAYNGILSFLIFLDSIQTNNIPNISDYITAPEVNLILSIQTFQEAIHSQSYQYIIESILPKEIRNSIYDKWRDDKILFERNRYIAEIYQNFIENQSDENFAKTIIADYLLEAIYFYNGFNFFYLLASRNRMMGTSDIIRLINRDELSHVIIFQQLLKEIKSENSNFFKDEIIYEMFEKAVEQEIAWTNHIIGDRVLGITKENTEKYTRWLANERLKSIGLKPIYKGFDKNPYKQLEKFADTEGEGNVKANFFEGTVTSYNMSSSVEGWDEF, encoded by the coding sequence GTGGATAAAAAAATACTTTTTAATCCTTTAGGAGATGACTCTCTTATTCAAAGAAAAATAATAAAAGGTAATAGTACAAATATTTTTAACCTTAATAATGTAAAATATCAATGGGCTAATCATCTTTATAGAAATATGATGGGAAACTTTTGGATTCCTGAAAAAATAGATTTAACACAAGATAAAAATGATTATAATAATTTGACTTTTGATGAGAGAGAGGCATATAACGGAATTTTATCTTTTTTAATATTTTTAGATAGTATTCAAACAAACAATATTCCAAATATCTCTGATTATATAACAGCTCCAGAAGTAAATTTGATACTTTCAATTCAAACTTTCCAAGAGGCGATACACTCACAATCTTATCAATATATAATAGAATCAATCTTACCAAAGGAGATAAGAAATTCTATCTATGATAAATGGAGAGATGATAAGATTTTATTTGAAAGAAATAGATATATAGCAGAGATTTATCAAAATTTTATAGAAAATCAAAGTGATGAAAATTTTGCTAAAACTATAATAGCTGATTATCTTTTAGAGGCAATATATTTCTATAATGGATTTAATTTTTTCTATCTTTTAGCAAGTCGTAATAGAATGATGGGAACTTCTGATATTATAAGACTTATAAATAGAGATGAGCTTTCTCACGTAATAATATTCCAACAACTTTTAAAAGAGATAAAATCTGAAAATTCAAATTTCTTTAAAGATGAGATAATTTATGAGATGTTTGAAAAAGCTGTTGAACAAGAGATTGCTTGGACAAACCATATAATTGGAGATAGGGTTTTAGGAATAACAAAGGAAAATACTGAAAAATATACTAGATGGTTAGCTAATGAAAGATTAAAATCAATAGGATTAAAACCTATTTATAAAGGATTTGATAAAAATCCATATAAGCAACTTGAAAAATTTGCCGATACAGAGGGAGAGGGAAATGTAAAAGCAAACTTTTTTGAAGGAACTGTTACAAGTTATAATATGAGTTCGTCTGTCGAAGGTTGGGACGAATTTTAA
- a CDS encoding ribonucleoside-diphosphate reductase subunit alpha → MDKIKKYKEKIKDIENDILKFSKNLEVDYNFLINYIEENIENFQKREIKEIYDIIINKTVSFTSYEESDWTYLAGKLLMKKLVDDVEENRGFSYGDFYKTITSLVEKNIYDKRLLKYTKEEIVDLEKSMDYSRDMIYDYAGANMLVNRYLVKYQGKIFELPQEVFMVIAMLLAINEKERVKIAKSFYEVLSTKKISLATPILANLRLPKGNLSSCFITAIDDNIESIFYNIDSIAKISKNGGGVGVNISRIRAKNSMVNGYYNASGGVVPWIKIINDTAVAVNQQGRRAGAVTVALDSWHLDIESFLELQTENGDQRGKAYDIYPQVVLSDIFMERVDKNLNWTLFDPYEIRQKYEIELCEIYGDEFREIYEKIENDKTLTLRKTLKARELFKNILKVQIETGMPYIFFKDTANERNHNKHSGIIGNGNLCMESFSNFSPSKNFTENIEEGQGVRKVELGEVHTCNLVSMNLAEIEDSELEKIVSLAVRILDNTIDLTKTPIKESDKHNFSYRAIGVGTMGLADYLAKNNISYSKSIDVVDKLFEKIALYSIKSSSLLAKERGVYPLYKNSEWEKGRFFQKDRDWYRENSSFSSEWEEVFDTVKKYGIRNGELTAIAPNTSTSLLMGACASVNPTFSKFYIEKNQKGAVPRVVKYLKEKNWFYQEFKNIELETYIKIMSKIGKWTTQGVSMELIFDLNKNIRAKNIYDAFLTAWKEGCKSVYYIRTIQKNTNKINEKEECESCSG, encoded by the coding sequence ATGGATAAAATAAAAAAATATAAAGAAAAGATAAAAGATATAGAAAATGATATTTTAAAATTTTCTAAAAATTTAGAAGTAGATTATAATTTTTTAATAAATTATATAGAGGAAAATATAGAAAATTTTCAAAAAAGAGAGATAAAAGAAATCTATGATATTATTATAAATAAAACAGTATCTTTTACAAGTTATGAAGAGAGTGATTGGACTTATTTAGCTGGAAAACTTTTGATGAAAAAGTTAGTAGACGATGTAGAGGAAAATAGAGGATTTTCTTATGGAGATTTTTATAAAACTATAACATCTTTGGTGGAAAAAAATATCTATGATAAAAGGCTTTTGAAATATACAAAAGAGGAGATAGTCGACCTTGAAAAATCAATGGATTATTCAAGAGATATGATTTATGATTATGCTGGAGCTAATATGCTAGTTAATAGATACCTTGTAAAATATCAAGGGAAAATTTTTGAACTCCCACAAGAGGTATTTATGGTAATTGCTATGCTTTTAGCTATCAATGAAAAAGAGAGAGTAAAAATAGCAAAAAGTTTTTATGAAGTGCTTTCTACTAAAAAAATATCTTTAGCCACTCCGATTTTGGCAAACTTAAGACTTCCAAAAGGAAATCTTTCATCTTGTTTTATAACTGCCATAGATGATAATATAGAATCTATTTTTTATAATATAGATTCCATTGCAAAAATAAGCAAAAATGGTGGAGGAGTGGGAGTAAATATTTCTCGTATAAGAGCAAAAAATTCTATGGTCAATGGATATTATAATGCAAGTGGTGGAGTTGTACCTTGGATAAAAATTATAAATGATACAGCAGTGGCAGTAAATCAACAAGGAAGAAGAGCGGGAGCTGTAACTGTGGCACTAGATTCTTGGCACTTGGATATTGAAAGTTTTTTAGAACTTCAAACAGAAAATGGTGACCAAAGAGGAAAAGCTTATGATATCTATCCTCAGGTAGTTTTATCAGATATTTTTATGGAAAGAGTTGATAAAAATCTCAATTGGACATTGTTTGATCCTTATGAAATTAGACAAAAATATGAAATTGAGCTTTGTGAAATTTATGGAGATGAGTTTAGAGAAATCTATGAAAAAATAGAAAATGACAAAACTCTTACTTTAAGAAAAACTTTAAAAGCTAGAGAATTATTTAAAAATATTTTAAAAGTTCAAATAGAAACAGGAATGCCATATATTTTCTTTAAAGATACAGCAAATGAGAGAAATCATAATAAACATAGCGGAATTATTGGAAATGGAAATCTTTGTATGGAAAGTTTTTCTAATTTTTCTCCAAGTAAAAATTTTACAGAAAATATAGAAGAGGGGCAAGGAGTTAGAAAAGTAGAACTTGGAGAGGTACATACTTGTAACTTGGTTTCTATGAACTTGGCTGAAATAGAGGATAGTGAGCTTGAAAAAATAGTTAGTCTTGCTGTGAGAATTCTAGATAATACAATAGACCTTACAAAAACCCCAATTAAAGAGTCAGATAAACATAATTTTTCATATAGAGCTATCGGTGTAGGAACAATGGGACTTGCTGATTATCTGGCAAAAAACAATATCTCTTATTCAAAATCAATAGATGTAGTAGATAAACTTTTTGAAAAAATAGCTCTTTATAGCATAAAATCTTCGTCACTTTTGGCAAAAGAAAGAGGTGTCTATCCATTGTATAAAAACTCTGAATGGGAGAAAGGAAGATTTTTCCAAAAAGATAGAGATTGGTATAGAGAAAATTCAAGTTTTTCTAGCGAGTGGGAAGAGGTATTTGATACAGTAAAAAAATATGGAATACGTAACGGAGAGCTTACAGCGATAGCCCCAAATACATCAACATCACTTTTAATGGGAGCTTGTGCCTCAGTAAATCCAACTTTTTCAAAATTCTATATTGAAAAAAATCAAAAAGGAGCAGTCCCAAGAGTAGTAAAATATCTAAAAGAAAAAAACTGGTTTTATCAAGAATTTAAAAATATAGAGCTAGAAACTTATATAAAAATAATGAGCAAAATTGGTAAGTGGACAACACAAGGAGTTTCAATGGAGCTTATATTTGATTTGAATAAAAATATAAGGGCAAAAAATATCTATGACGCCTTTCTTACAGCTTGGAAAGAGGGGTGCAAATCAGTTTATTATATAAGAACTATCCAAAAAAATACAAATAAAATCAACGAGAAAGAGGAGTGTGAAAGTTGTAGTGGATAA
- a CDS encoding alanine/glycine:cation symporter family protein, with protein sequence MEIINFLEKIIVATVMSLNKLLWGDFINLQFGETTIGLSIMVLILLPVGIFFTFKTKFLPFRLFPEMIKVTLEPKHSNDEKSISGLQALIVATACRVGMGNLAGVAAAISFGGAGAVFWMWVVALFGAATAFIESTLAQIYKEKDPLYGGFKGGPSYYISRMRLMTEVRTSDLCVEDNLDEADVASTRFGTRFRQSCSFRGVAILFSLSGLICWAGISQIVANSVSQSFVNAFNIPVLHTTIALVVISGIIIFKKNTVVSILDKVVPVMACLYLLLTIFIMVKNIGAIPTMFKEIVSQAFGIKQVVSGGFGAVLMNGVKRGLFSNEAGSGSAPNAAAAADVSHPAKQGLIQSFGVFIDTLFICSCSAFIILLAPKSVTDGLMGMDLLQSAMNYHIGEIGVIFIAVILFLFSFSTFLGVMFYSRSILSFLFGDKWWPQNTYKAIGLVMLFFGGIAQYNWVWELGDLGVALMTVFNMMALLPLGNQAIASLKDYEKKYLKK encoded by the coding sequence ATGGAAATTATTAATTTTTTAGAAAAAATTATTGTTGCTACTGTAATGTCTCTTAACAAACTTTTGTGGGGAGATTTTATTAATTTACAATTTGGTGAAACTACAATAGGACTGAGCATTATGGTTCTTATTCTTTTACCAGTTGGAATATTTTTTACTTTCAAAACTAAATTTTTACCTTTCAGACTTTTTCCTGAAATGATAAAAGTTACATTAGAGCCAAAACATTCTAATGATGAAAAATCAATATCTGGTTTACAAGCTCTTATTGTTGCTACTGCTTGTAGAGTTGGAATGGGAAATCTTGCTGGAGTTGCAGCTGCTATCTCTTTTGGAGGAGCTGGAGCTGTATTTTGGATGTGGGTTGTTGCTTTATTTGGAGCAGCTACTGCTTTTATAGAATCTACTCTTGCACAAATCTACAAAGAAAAAGATCCATTATATGGTGGATTTAAAGGTGGTCCTTCTTACTATATAAGTAGAATGAGATTGATGACAGAAGTTAGAACTAGCGACCTTTGTGTTGAAGATAACCTTGATGAAGCTGATGTTGCATCTACAAGATTCGGTACTCGTTTTAGACAATCTTGTAGTTTTAGAGGAGTGGCTATATTGTTCTCTTTATCAGGTTTAATCTGTTGGGCTGGTATAAGCCAAATAGTTGCAAACTCTGTTTCTCAATCATTTGTTAATGCTTTTAACATTCCAGTTCTTCACACTACAATAGCTTTGGTCGTTATTTCTGGAATTATAATTTTCAAAAAAAATACTGTTGTAAGTATTCTTGATAAAGTTGTACCTGTAATGGCTTGTTTATATCTTTTATTAACTATATTTATTATGGTAAAAAATATCGGTGCTATTCCTACAATGTTCAAAGAAATTGTTTCTCAAGCTTTTGGAATAAAACAAGTAGTTTCTGGAGGATTTGGAGCTGTTCTTATGAATGGAGTTAAAAGAGGATTATTCTCTAATGAAGCTGGTTCTGGTTCTGCACCAAATGCTGCTGCAGCTGCTGACGTTTCTCACCCAGCAAAACAAGGACTTATCCAATCTTTTGGAGTTTTTATAGATACTTTATTTATTTGTAGCTGTTCTGCTTTTATTATTCTACTTGCACCAAAATCTGTTACTGATGGATTAATGGGAATGGATCTACTTCAAAGTGCTATGAACTACCACATTGGAGAAATAGGAGTTATCTTTATAGCAGTTATTCTTTTTCTATTTAGTTTCTCTACTTTCTTAGGTGTAATGTTCTACTCAAGAAGTATTTTATCTTTCTTATTCGGAGATAAGTGGTGGCCACAAAATACATATAAAGCTATTGGACTTGTTATGCTTTTCTTCGGAGGAATTGCTCAATACAACTGGGTTTGGGAGTTAGGAGATTTAGGAGTGGCTTTAATGACAGTATTTAATATGATGGCTCTACTTCCTCTTGGAAACCAAGCTATTGCTTCTTTAAAAGATTATGAG